A genomic segment from Corylus avellana chromosome ca5, CavTom2PMs-1.0 encodes:
- the LOC132181521 gene encoding two-pore potassium channel 3-like: MDEALLPRTGVEEEEPIRPSPRREFPPSYLDIGLGPSRRQSAAHLITNDGIIPIITTPMSSSYVNLIANFSIDKKRRRLARRSHSAPSVFTDIRDDFHDSIDPRPPPKSTPLIVRQAFVGVILYIILVVTIFLTSGSFKGCTTFKPVDALYFTVVTLCTIGYGDIVPDTTFTKLFTCVFILVGFGFIDILLNGLVTYICDRQEAVLLSAVDENKFNSMVRAYMVDTEKGRMRIRIKVGLALAVVIGCIAIGTIMVHFLEDMSWVNSFYLSVTSVTTVGYGDYAFTTTRGRCFAVIWLLVSTFAVARAFLYLAELRIDKRNRRIAKWVLQKKITVGDLVAADLDNDGSISKSEFVIYKLKEMGKITEKDILLIGKQFDLLDNTNCGKITLADLMEGD, encoded by the exons ATGGATGAAGCTCTTCTCCCAAGAACAggagtagaagaagaagagcctATTAGGCCATCACCAAGGAGAGAATTTCCTCCATCCTACCTTGATATTGGACTTGGCCCCTCCAGACGCCAATCAGCAGCACATCTTATAACAAATGATGGCATTATTCCAATCATCACAACACCCATGTCCTCCTCCTATGTCAACCTTATTGCCAACTTCAGCATCGACAAAAAGAGACGACGACTCGCCCGCCGCTCGCACTCCGCCCCGTCTGTATTTACCGACATCCGGGATGATTTTCACGACTCCATCGACCCCCGGCCGCCACCAAAATCGACCCCCTTAATCGTCCGGCAAGCCTTCGTTGGTGTCATTCTGTATATCATTCTTGTGGTTACAATATTTTTGACAAGTGGGAGCTTCAAGGGTTGTACTACTTTTAAGCCTGTGGATGCCCTGTACTTCACTGTGGTCACTCTTTGCACTATTGGGTATGGTGACATTGTTCCAGACACCACATTCACAAAGCTATTCACTTGTGTTTTCATTCTAGTTGGTTTTGGATTCATTGACATTCTGCTCAATGGGTTGGTGACATACATCTGTGACCGGCAGGAGGCCGTCTTGTTGAGCGCCGTCGATGAGAATAAGTTCAACTCAATGGTCCGAGCATACATGGTGGATACAGAGAAAGGAAGAATGAGAATAAGAATCAAGGTAGGCTTAGCTTTGGCCGTTGTGATTGGGTGTATTGCTATAGGGACAATTATGGTGCATTTCCTAGAGGATATGAGTTGGGTAAATAGCTTTTATCTCTCAGTAACTTCAGTGACAACAGTAGGATATGGGGATTATGCTTTTACAACCACCAGAGGAAGATGTTTTGCAGTAATTTGGCTATTAGTTAGTACGTTCGCTGTTGCCAGGGCATTTCTATACCTTGCTGAGCTTAGGATTGACAAGAGGAATCGCAGGATTGCAAAATGGGTTCTTCAGAAGAAGATTACTGTGGGGGATTTGGTAGCTGCAGATCTTGATAATGACGGATCTATCAG TAAATCCGAGTTCGTCATATACAAGCTTAAGGAGATGGGAAAGATAACAGAGAAAGACATCTTGCTGATTGGCAAACAATTTGATTTGCTGGATAATACCAATTGTGGCAAAATTACTCTGGCGGATCTCATGGAAGGCGACTGA
- the LOC132181522 gene encoding uncharacterized protein LOC132181522 isoform X3, which yields MILNSAAATAMAVRCRPPLRPMCLGSNINTEQLRAQLDQLHSEAESTRAKAEKLQRQAAISVQNGKENDARQLLLQKKKIILALEKSKRRIELLDELSTKFNEAISLKENQLVGNVSLDLEVGREDAPSPVRIISPKQEKTEDLNENKEFEPNMLELDGREDLQPYSESRESLPVDKVPEDLEASLSVGIQNEDDIISSLNGISSYEDFLERLDQDLSNIEAELLTILRVSTLILDSNETEKNSRVQETLELLEGIRGIRKRITSIKLTKVETR from the exons atgatactGAACTCAGCTGCTGCGACTGCCATGGCCGTCCGTTGCAGGCCTCCATTAAGGCCCATGTGCTTAGGCTCCAACATCAACACGGAGCAGCTTCGTGCCCAGCTCGATCAGCTTCACTCCGAGGCAGAGAGCACCAGAGCCAAGG CTGAGAAGCTTCAACGGCAAGCAGCTATTAGTGTCCaaaatgggaaagaaaatgATGCAAGGCAACTGCTTTTACAGAAAAAGAAGATCATACTAGCTTTGGAGAAGTCAAAGCGCCGCATTGAATTGCTTGATGAGCTTTCAACAAAGTTTAATGAG GCCATATCGCTGAAAGAAAATCAGCTAGTTGGGAATGTTTCTTTGGATCTTGAAGTCGGTAGAGAAGATGCACCCAGTCCTGTTCGGATTATATCACCAAAGCAGGAAAAGACAGAAGATCTGAATGAGAACAAAGAATTTGAGCCTAATATGCTGGAACTTGACGGCAGAGAAGATTTGCAACCCTATTCAGAGAGTCGAGAAAGCTTACCTGTTGATAAGGTGCCAGAGGATCTTGAAGCTTCTCTGAGTGTGGGCATTCAGAATGAAGATGACATTATCAGTAGCTTGAATGGAATATCTTCTTATGAGGACTTCTTGGAACGTTTGGATCAAGATCTCAGCAATATTGAAGCAGAACTTCTGACCATTTTGAGGGTCTCAACCTTGATACTAGATAGCAATGAGAcagaaaaaaattcaagggtgcAGGAAACACTGGAACTTCTTGAGGGCATCCGTGGCATTAGAAAGAG AATTACCAGTATTAAATTGACAAAGGTGGAGACCAGATGA
- the LOC132181522 gene encoding uncharacterized protein LOC132181522 isoform X2 → MILNSAAATAMAVRCRPPLRPMCLGSNINTEQLRAQLDQLHSEAESTRAKDAAEKLQRQAAISVQNGKENDARQLLLQKKKIILALEKSKRRIELLDELSTKFNEAISLKENQLVGNVSLDLEVGREDAPSPVRIISPKQEKTEDLNENKEFEPNMLELDGREDLQPYSESRESLPVDKVPEDLEASLSVGIQNEDDIISSLNGISSYEDFLERLDQDLSNIEAELLTILRVSTLILDSNETEKNSRVQETLELLEGIRGIRKRITSIKLTKVETR, encoded by the exons atgatactGAACTCAGCTGCTGCGACTGCCATGGCCGTCCGTTGCAGGCCTCCATTAAGGCCCATGTGCTTAGGCTCCAACATCAACACGGAGCAGCTTCGTGCCCAGCTCGATCAGCTTCACTCCGAGGCAGAGAGCACCAGAGCCAAGG ATGCAGCTGAGAAGCTTCAACGGCAAGCAGCTATTAGTGTCCaaaatgggaaagaaaatgATGCAAGGCAACTGCTTTTACAGAAAAAGAAGATCATACTAGCTTTGGAGAAGTCAAAGCGCCGCATTGAATTGCTTGATGAGCTTTCAACAAAGTTTAATGAG GCCATATCGCTGAAAGAAAATCAGCTAGTTGGGAATGTTTCTTTGGATCTTGAAGTCGGTAGAGAAGATGCACCCAGTCCTGTTCGGATTATATCACCAAAGCAGGAAAAGACAGAAGATCTGAATGAGAACAAAGAATTTGAGCCTAATATGCTGGAACTTGACGGCAGAGAAGATTTGCAACCCTATTCAGAGAGTCGAGAAAGCTTACCTGTTGATAAGGTGCCAGAGGATCTTGAAGCTTCTCTGAGTGTGGGCATTCAGAATGAAGATGACATTATCAGTAGCTTGAATGGAATATCTTCTTATGAGGACTTCTTGGAACGTTTGGATCAAGATCTCAGCAATATTGAAGCAGAACTTCTGACCATTTTGAGGGTCTCAACCTTGATACTAGATAGCAATGAGAcagaaaaaaattcaagggtgcAGGAAACACTGGAACTTCTTGAGGGCATCCGTGGCATTAGAAAGAG AATTACCAGTATTAAATTGACAAAGGTGGAGACCAGATGA
- the LOC132181522 gene encoding uncharacterized protein LOC132181522 isoform X1 yields the protein MILNSAAATAMAVRCRPPLRPMCLGSNINTEQLRAQLDQLHSEAESTRAKANSARLRLLRLSDAAEKLQRQAAISVQNGKENDARQLLLQKKKIILALEKSKRRIELLDELSTKFNEAISLKENQLVGNVSLDLEVGREDAPSPVRIISPKQEKTEDLNENKEFEPNMLELDGREDLQPYSESRESLPVDKVPEDLEASLSVGIQNEDDIISSLNGISSYEDFLERLDQDLSNIEAELLTILRVSTLILDSNETEKNSRVQETLELLEGIRGIRKRITSIKLTKVETR from the exons atgatactGAACTCAGCTGCTGCGACTGCCATGGCCGTCCGTTGCAGGCCTCCATTAAGGCCCATGTGCTTAGGCTCCAACATCAACACGGAGCAGCTTCGTGCCCAGCTCGATCAGCTTCACTCCGAGGCAGAGAGCACCAGAGCCAAGG CAAATAGTGCAAGGCTAAGGCTTCTGCGATTGTCAGATGCAGCTGAGAAGCTTCAACGGCAAGCAGCTATTAGTGTCCaaaatgggaaagaaaatgATGCAAGGCAACTGCTTTTACAGAAAAAGAAGATCATACTAGCTTTGGAGAAGTCAAAGCGCCGCATTGAATTGCTTGATGAGCTTTCAACAAAGTTTAATGAG GCCATATCGCTGAAAGAAAATCAGCTAGTTGGGAATGTTTCTTTGGATCTTGAAGTCGGTAGAGAAGATGCACCCAGTCCTGTTCGGATTATATCACCAAAGCAGGAAAAGACAGAAGATCTGAATGAGAACAAAGAATTTGAGCCTAATATGCTGGAACTTGACGGCAGAGAAGATTTGCAACCCTATTCAGAGAGTCGAGAAAGCTTACCTGTTGATAAGGTGCCAGAGGATCTTGAAGCTTCTCTGAGTGTGGGCATTCAGAATGAAGATGACATTATCAGTAGCTTGAATGGAATATCTTCTTATGAGGACTTCTTGGAACGTTTGGATCAAGATCTCAGCAATATTGAAGCAGAACTTCTGACCATTTTGAGGGTCTCAACCTTGATACTAGATAGCAATGAGAcagaaaaaaattcaagggtgcAGGAAACACTGGAACTTCTTGAGGGCATCCGTGGCATTAGAAAGAG AATTACCAGTATTAAATTGACAAAGGTGGAGACCAGATGA